In one Silene latifolia isolate original U9 population chromosome 10, ASM4854445v1, whole genome shotgun sequence genomic region, the following are encoded:
- the LOC141607576 gene encoding uncharacterized protein LOC141607576 produces the protein MEVRVKAIAGTNMVINANDKTDADRTRRLEAALASIAEGYGWAVFSEALKKRFYPEEMRWEKEYEFLRLHQGSMTVKEYTNKFMKLSRFVTSVAMDEVSRTCRYKKNLAPKAYDRALSIYDLVLATEAKESAKNKFVKRPYVAPNAPQKKQKFEARPYAPRDQGQVKKDMVCFKCGKAYHPGKYCETGSLITCFTCKASGHKAVDCPQKPKFAAPKADALKTGRVFVMNIAEADVNPDVVTGAILPADLVQFKLGEFDVILFMDWLSRYDARFLCRDQKLVLKCAIGSRISYQGVRVTLTVKWVSALKMVSMGRKGHQIYLCGVRDVSPELTLEDIPVVKEFPVVFPEDLPGIPPE, from the exons ATGGAAGTGCGAGTTAAGgctatagctggaactaac atggtgaTTAATGCGAATGATAAGACTGATGCTGATCGCACCAGAAGACTTGAGGCTGCTTTGGCATCTATAGCCGAAG gatatggttgggctgTTTTCTCTGAGGCTCTGAAGAAAAGGTTTTATCCTGAGGAGATGCGTTGGGAGAAGGAGTATGAGTTCCTTCGGTTGCATCAGGGTTCAATGACCGTTAAGGAGTACACTAACAAGTTCATGAAGCTGTCGCGATTCGTTACTTCTGTTGCTATGGACGAGGTTTCGAGGACTTGTCGCTATAagaagaatctagctcctaag GCTTACGATCGTGCTCTTAGCATTTATGATTTAGTTCTTGCTACTGAGGCTAAGGAGAGTGCGAAGAATAAGTTcgtgaagaggccttatgttgctcctaATGCTCCCCAGAAGAAGCAGAAGTTCGAAGCTCGTCCGTATGCTCCACGTGATCAGGGTCAAGTTAAGAAGGATATggtttgcttcaagtgtggaaaaGCGTACCACCCGGGTAAGTATTGTGAGACTGGTAGTCTGATCACTTGCTTCACCTGTAAAGCTTCAGGACACAAGGCTGTTGATTGCCCCCAAAAGCCAAAGTTTGCTGCTCCTAAGGCTGATGCTCTGAAGACTGGACGTGTGTTTGTGATGAATATTGCCGAGGCAGATGTtaatccagatgtggttacgg gggcgatccttcctgccgaTCTTGTCCAATTCAAACTAGGAGAGTTTGACGTGATTTTGTTCATGGACTGGctatctcgctatgacgctaggttctTGTGTCGTGATCAGAAGCTCGTGCTTAAGTGTGCTATAGGTTCGAGGATTTCTTATCAAGGTGTTAGGGTTACACTTACAgtcaagtgggtttctgcttTGAAGATGGTTAGTATGGGTAGGaagggtcatcagatctatctgtgcGGTGTTCGAGATGTTTCACCAGAGTTGAcgttagaggatattcctgtggtTAAGGAGTTTCCTGttgtctttcctgaggatctacctggtattcctcctgagtGA